In Acidobacteriota bacterium, the DNA window GTTGGTGCCCACCGGCAGCGTGAAGCGCTTCTGGAGCGCGAAATCCACCGTCCACTGATTCGGCCCGCGGTACCTGTTGCGCGGGGCGTTGCCGAACGGGCTCCACGTGTCGGGCACCGACAGTGCCGTCCGATCGAAGTAGCCCGTGATCGCGCTGCGATCGCCGTACGCGTCGCCGTTCAGGTTCGGACGATAGTTGGTGGCGCCACGGAAGTCCTGCGTGATGCCCGACACCTGCGCGAGCGCAGCCGGCGTGTACGTGAAGGTCACCGGATCGCCCGCCACCACGAAGCTCACGAGTGCCATCTGCCACCCACCAAGCAACGCGTCGACAAACGCCGACGCGTTCCCGAGGTACTTGCGCTCACGTCCGACCGGGACGTCCCACACCACGCTGCTCGTCCAGTTGAACGGCTGGTTGTAGCCCGAGATGCCCCAGTCGCCATCGGGGTTGTTGAAGTCCTGGATGCCCGGCGAGTTGCCGTTGGCGTTCTCGAGCGAGCCCGCGCCGTTGTCGCGCGCGCGGGAGATGGTGACGGCGTTCACCAGGAACAGGCCACGGCGGCGCGTCTCGGTCTTGAACTGGAAGCCGTGGTAGTCGGAGCGGCCGCCGTTCCACGCGTACGTGATGTCACCGAAGCTCGTGATCGGACGACGCGCCTGCAGCGGCGTGTTCTCGCCCTGTGCGTTGGGCCGCGCCTGGTTGTAGTTGGCCAGTTGGAGCAGCCCGTCCGCCTTGTTGCCGACATACGCGACGTCGACGATGGTGCCGGCGAAGATCTCGCGCTGCGCGGAGATGAACCAGCTGTTCACGCGGCTCGCCCCGTAGTTGCGCGGCATGTAGGTGACGTTGGCCGCGGCCGGATTGAACTGGCTCGAGTCGTTCCAGCCGATGGGGAAACCGTCCTGGTACATGCGGTACGTGGCCGCATTGGGGTTGTTCTGCACGGCCACGGCGTTGATCACCTGCGGACCGTTGATGGGCAGGATGTTGGCGCCGCCGGCGCGCTGGAAGTGGACGTACGAGGTGCCGAACCCGCCCCGCACCACGGTGGTGGGCGTGACCGAGTACGCGAAGCCGAGACGCGGAGCGAAGTTGTTGCGGTCCGGCGCGATCGTCGTCCGATCCTCGAGCGAGCCGTCACGCGCCATCACCATCGAGAGCGTCGCCGGATCGAAGTTGGAGAGGACGTTGTTGGCCTCCCAGTGCGGCGTCGCGTACTCGTAGCGCAGCCCGACGTTCAGCGTGAGGTTGCTGTTCACGCGGATGTCGTCCTGGATGTAGGCAAACTGCATGTTCTGCCGGATGTCGGCCACGAGGATGTTGCTGAGTCCGTACTGCGACTGGTAGCCGAACATGAAGTCAGACAGGTTGTAGATGTTGTTGGCAGCCACACCCGTCGGGCGCGTGAACTGGCCCGAGAAGATGTTGGTGCCGTAGAGCGGATTGACGTCCTGCACCTGGGTGTTGATGCGCTGGAACTCGTATCCGAGCTTGATCGACTGCCTGCCGCGTACCACCGAGTAGTTGATCTTCGGGTTCCACACCTTCGGGTACTGCCATTGCGGATTGGTCGCCTGTCGGCCGAGCGCCGTGAACCCGGTGATGGTCAGCGTGGGCAGGCCGCCCACCACGCGCGGGTCGGTCGGCAAGCCGGTGATGCCGTACGCGTCGAGCGCGCTGGCCGTGCCGAGTCCCGGCGGGTTCTTGCCGCCTTCCGTGCTCGACCACCCGAAGCGCAGTTCCACCAACTGCGTGCCGCCAGGCATGTACGTGGCGCCGAGCGCCAGCGCGCGGTTGCTCACGTACGTCGTGCCGTTGCCAGCGCCGCCGGACGGCAGCGGCAGACCGGACTCCTCGACGATGTCCGTGTCGCGCCAGCCGTAGCGGCCGAAGAGCGACAGCTTGTCGGTGAACTTCTGATCCAGCTTGATGTTGAACTTGTTGGTGCGGTTGGTCGCGAGGATCGTCGCGCGGTAGTTGTTGGCGGTGCCTGGTCCGGTGGGCGCGGGCAGATCCGAGAGAATCTTGCGCGCCGCCGCCGTCATCGGCAGGGGCGTACCCGCCGGATACACCTCGCCACTGCGCGGGTCGCGCACGGCCACGCTCATGATGCCCTGCCGCTGCGTCATGTCGGGGATCGACGACTGCGCCACGGTGGCGCGGTCCTGCCGCAGCCCTTCGTAGTCGGTGAAGAAGAACGCGCGGTTGCGCAGCACCGGCCCACCGAACACGAAGCCGTACTGGTCGCGCGTCATCTTGGGCTCCATGCCCACGGCGGGCTTGAAGAAGCCCGTGGCGTTGAGCGCGGGATCGCGGCGGTACTCCCAGGCCGCACCGCTGAAGCGGTTCGTGCCGCTCTTGTACGCCACGTTGATGGTGCCGCCGCCGCTGCGCCCGTATTCCGCGCTCATGTTGTTGGTCACCACGCGCATCTCGACGATCGCGTCGGGCGGCGGCTGGATCACCTGGTTCGAATACCCCTGGTTGCTGGTGCCGTAGGCGTTGTTGTCGATGCCGTCCAGCAGGTAGTTGTTGTACGTGCTGCGCAGGCCGTTGATGGTGAACGACCCCTCGCGGCCGGTGCCTTGCGTGTTGTTGATCGTCGAGCGCCTGACGCCGGGCGACAGTTGCACCAGCGCCGAGTACTCACGGCCCGGGAGCGGCAGGGCGACGGCCTGCTCCGAGGTCACGACGGAACTGCGCTGGCTCGAATCCTTCTCGAGGCGCAGGCCCGTGGCCTGTACTTCGACAGATTCCGCGAGCCCGCCGACGCCGAGCGTGACGTCGACGCGCTGGCGATTGCCGATGGCCAGGGCGATGTCCTGCACCACGGACGTGGCGAAGCCCTCGAGCTCGGCCTTGATCTCGTAGCGGCCCACGCGCAGGGTGAAGAACTCGTACGCGCCGCTGTCGTTGGTGGTGGTGACCTGCGAGACGTTGGTGTCGACGTTGCGCAGCGTGACGGTCACGCCTGGCAGCACGCCGCCACTCCTGTCCTGCACGGTGCCGGTGATCTAACCGGTTTCGAATTGGGCGTGCGCCGGCCACGCCCAACACA includes these proteins:
- a CDS encoding TonB-dependent receptor — its product is MLPGVTVTLRNVDTNVSQVTTTNDSGAYEFFTLRVGRYEIKAELEGFATSVVQDIALAIGNRQRVDVTLGVGGLAESVEVQATGLRLEKDSSQRSSVVTSEQAVALPLPGREYSALVQLSPGVRRSTINNTQGTGREGSFTINGLRSTYNNYLLDGIDNNAYGTSNQGYSNQVIQPPPDAIVEMRVVTNNMSAEYGRSGGGTINVAYKSGTNRFSGAAWEYRRDPALNATGFFKPAVGMEPKMTRDQYGFVFGGPVLRNRAFFFTDYEGLRQDRATVAQSSIPDMTQRQGIMSVAVRDPRSGEVYPAGTPLPMTAAARKILSDLPAPTGPGTANNYRATILATNRTNKFNIKLDQKFTDKLSLFGRYGWRDTDIVEESGLPLPSGGAGNGTTYVSNRALALGATYMPGGTQLVELRFGWSSTEGGKNPPGLGTASALDAYGITGLPTDPRVVGGLPTLTITGFTALGRQATNPQWQYPKVWNPKINYSVVRGRQSIKLGYEFQRINTQVQDVNPLYGTNIFSGQFTRPTGVAANNIYNLSDFMFGYQSQYGLSNILVADIRQNMQFAYIQDDIRVNSNLTLNVGLRYEYATPHWEANNVLSNFDPATLSMVMARDGSLEDRTTIAPDRNNFAPRLGFAYSVTPTTVVRGGFGTSYVHFQRAGGANILPINGPQVINAVAVQNNPNAATYRMYQDGFPIGWNDSSQFNPAAANVTYMPRNYGASRVNSWFISAQREIFAGTIVDVAYVGNKADGLLQLANYNQARPNAQGENTPLQARRPITSFGDITYAWNGGRSDYHGFQFKTETRRRGLFLVNAVTISRARDNGAGSLENANGNSPGIQDFNNPDGDWGISGYNQPFNWTSSVVWDVPVGRERKYLGNASAFVDALLGGWQMALVSFVVAGDPVTFTYTPAALAQVSGITQDFRGATNYRPNLNGDAYGDRSAITGYFDRTALSVPDTWSPFGNAPRNRYRGPNQWTVDFALQKRFTLPVGTNTRIEVRAEAFNLLNRSNFNPPNGNLSSNAFGTITSTGDPRQVQLGVRVSF